The genomic window ATTGTTGTCCAACATTGAGAATGCCACTCAAACCCTTGCTACCTTGTGCACTAGCAAACTAGAAATTGATGGCACCTATAGGACAAGCCACCGAAATGATACAAGGTCAATTATCTACATTAGGGGTGCAATCAAGCCGAGTCGAGTAGCTGGAAGCTCAACTCGACTCAAAATACTCGGGCCCAAAACTCGAATTGAGATCGATCGAGCCTTAATATCCCAAACTCGAACTcggctcaatgaaaaatagacaaAACTCGAGATCGACTCGACGAACACcaatcgagccatactcgagctcgAAATTGAGCCTTAGTCtagtaataatatatattttaatatatattataaataaaaatattattattaaatatatataaaaatttgaataggCTCGCAAGCTTTCGACCTGAGTATCTCGCTACTCAAACTCGACTCGAAAAACTATTCGAACTCCTCAAGCTCAATAATAATCGAGTCAAGTCGAGCTCGAGTAGCTCGCGAGTGGCTTGACTCGTTTGCACCCTTAATCCACATCGAGAAATATGTTGACCCTAAATCATCCGGGGCTAGTGCAAGCTTATATCCTCATTACAAGCATGTCTAAAACTAGCCCAACCTAAACACCCTATAGCAAGGTAGACAATCCACTCCTGAGAGATCTCTACCCTAAGAAAAAACATGACTAGCATCTTACTATCAAATATTCTGGAAAGACAGAGCAAATGAAGCCTTCTTTGTCCTCTTATGGTGAAAGAAGAGGCATCTTTCTGCCAAAACAAGTTTTCTTTGGGCGATTCTCTCCATAAGTCACTTTTGATAGTGGTTGCTTTGGCTCCCTTTTAGTGGTTGCTCCATGAACAACTCCTTTATGACACTTGACTTCAGAAAAATCTATCCACCACACAGCCTCTTGTAAAACAGACAAGTGGCCAATTATGATATCTTTgactattataaataaataattcgaCGGATCTTGGTCGATACACCATGGCTCACCAATGATAACAATAGATTGACATGTGTTAAATTTGGGTATAAATAATAGTTAAAAAAGTTAGGTTTTGTGCGAATCTACTTATGAACTGGTCTTCCAAGTGTCATCACAAGCCTTTGCTTGTCCAATAATACCTTAGCTAGTTCAACAACAATAGAGCATTGATATCACAAAATGAGGCAAACATAAAAAATTTCTGGAGACCTCAAATAGTTGCCCGGTGGTATTAACAGCCTTTTTGATCCATCTAAACCTTTCACTTCTTCTGCCTCCTCAATTCAGCTAAAACAAAAGAGATTGcattcttcaccatatccagatatGAGCACCATGAAGACAATGGAAGCCTTAGCTgtttacagaaaataaaattttctacaaTCAAGTATGACTTTAATGTTTTATTCTCCATTTTCCCCTACTCTTGCCAGATACACTCTTCATAACAAGCCCTCTTATGAAAACAGATTGAGACCTTCCTATGCTATTAGAAGGGTGGAAAGACCAACAAGTATGCCTATTCTGAATATTAACAACAAATAAGCAGCTTTTCTTACTTGCAAGTAATTATTCCATCATCAAAAGTAATCTATTTTATGGCTTAGATATGTGTAAAAAAACAAACAACCATGGACGACATAGAAATACAAGACAAGGCGGACTCTATGCATACAAGCAAACAGAATGATGAATGAGCATGATGCTTGCATCCATGTTATCCATAGCATCAGCATGTAAACAATGGAATGAGACTAATTAAACATGTCAACTTACAGCTCTGACAGATGAAAGAACATAATCTTTTCCTGGAGGACTTAATACATTAGAGGGTACTCGAATCCTATAAAAGTCATCATCTTTCAGTAGCCTCTGCAAGAAACAATGCAATCAGGTTAGGTACTTTTTCTTGCGAGCGTGAAATAAAAACCCACAACATGAGAgcgggtggagaaaaattacttCAAATACTGCCTTCTCTGCTTCTGTAAGAGCATTCCTTGAAAAGCGAAGCTTGGTAAGAGTctgtcaaaaaatttaaaaagacagAGAAAGGAAAATCAACACATTGCCCGAAATacatgttttcttttcttttctttcctttcctttcctttcgTTCTGCTTCTTTGATACTTGACAActtgatgaattaaaaaaaaaaaaatagaggttaACTAATATGTTCTAAAAGGATACAAATTTTGAATTGATAGAGCACTCATAAAACTAATTATCTTGACCCTGTAGAACTAATGCCAATAGACTGCGTTAAAAAAATAGAAGGCAAAAAAGTTTTTTATTTGGGAACTTTAAGCAGCAATTTATTCTGTAAAATACAATTTAAACTGAAAAATAGAACTTAACAAACGACGATCTGGAAAGTTAGCAAAGGTACAAAGTTGCAGTAGTAGAAATACaacataaaaataattatctaaaATTGATTCAAAGAAACAATTAAAAAACtaaaagaagttttttttttggaCAAGAGAATTATTCTATAACTTACAATTAACTCCAACTATATGCAAATCATGACTAGCTTCGGAGTTCAAACATAAAAGATCGCACAAAGAGGAACCAAATCCAACAAGATCATAACAGAATCAGCTGAATTAGCCCAGAGCAAACCAGAAACAAGTCAAAGATCAGAATTTCCAAGAAGAAAGGGGGCAAATAGAACACGGACCTGCCTGCCGTGGCTCCAGGACTTGAGCCGGGCGGTGAAGGTCCCCGCGGGGGAGAAATCGGAGTCGCCGAAGGCATGCTCGAGCACGAACTGGACCGACTTGGAATCCGAGGAGGAAACGGAGGAAGAGAAATCAGGATTGGGCCTCCGCCGGGGCGGGGGACGGGTAGGGCTTGGGTGGTCAAGATCGGGGGAGCGGGGGGCTCCTTCGAGGCCGAACTCCTCGTCGTCTTGGAGGAGCTCGTCGGATTGGAAGgccgaggagaaggagaagaagaggagaaggagaagaagaaggaaggggaggagggatGTGGGGCGAAGAGATCTCATCTCCGGCGACCCGAGAAGTGCGAAGAGAGCGAGAGCGGGTCTCTTCTTTGGGAGCAGCCGTATAAAGAGGCGACGGCGAGATCGAAGACTTCGAACCTGATAGACGGAAAGGACTCGCCGATCAGGCCGTCCATTTTGTCACCTAGTGCAcacataaatttattaaataaaaagcatCGGTGAAATAGATGGGTTTAGATGGAATGCaaaatgtaaaaataaaaataaaaacataatttACTGGCAGTGTGAGTGGCTCGAGAGCCGGTGGTGATGATTTTATCATGCACGATCCTAATTTCGGACCTTTGGATAGCATCGGAGTTGCGAGTGACATGCGCTGGTATATCACTTATGAGGTTGCAGCTATAAATGAAAAAATTGATGATGGAGAGTTACTCGACTGAGATTATTGGTTGGCTACGATTATCATTTACGAAGATGCTAGATTAATAGTGAACACAAGAGGAGTTATATGGACTgagatgatcaaaatattttaaatattttaaatatttttttatttttttaattgtatTCGTATTCGTAATGTATGAGTGCtttgttatatttttaaaaaatataatttataatattcatctaattttttaaaaatttatgaataatttatatatatttttatgaaaatttttttataaataaatttactgATCGGTAATTATATTGCGCACCGATGCTACAAAGGGCTCAAAAAGAGTGAGAAACCTATCCATATGGGAAATATAAAGATAAGAGATAAATCAATTAAGAATGATGTTTGgcttagattttttttagatatttctataaaattaaattgaaaattCTATAAGGACTGCAGCTGATTTGCTCAATACAAATCTTCAAACTATAGATGCATGTTATATCTAATACTAATTTTGAGCCTGCACGTTGCACGCAGGTTCTAGATCATATAATAgatcattttaaaaaaatttatgtataaaaagtaaaataatatCCATCCAAATTCCTGATGTCCATTTATATTCTCAACTACGTATATAAGTGAGCTTTTATGGTAAAAGGATAATAATATCAGGCtttaagaatatcatttaaatcataGAAGTAGATTTTAATAATATCGTGCTTTAATCAATGTTTTAATAATTGTTAAGCAGAAAAATCTAGACATGTAGCATACTGCAGGTTGATTTTGATCCAAACGACATGCATAGGTGATAATGTGCTGCTTACATAAATAACCTCGATGGCTAATCCATCTTCTCtcaatttttgttttcatatatatataataaattacaGAATATGATGTCTGCTTTAGCCCATATCAACTTAATTTCTTCCGATCCATTTTTGTATAATGGAAAAAAATCTAGAGCATGTTTGGATATTCTTATAAAATTGAGCTAAAAATCCTATAAAATCATGTCTATAGGCCCATTAATTTGTATTATCCAATGGGTTGTCCAAACCTAATGTAGATTTTAGTCCATAGGTTGTAGGAAGAAAAATGTATATgaacatttttttttctctcccgtGAATTTAGACTAAAAAGAGCTTGATTGATAAGATCATGCTTAAATAGATGTCTCAATCTATATATTTTATAGGATTTTTACTTTTCAATCAAATTGCATAGAAAAAGCCTAATAGAGCCGTACTGAGATCTTCTCACCTTTCTGTAAGATTCAAGTAGCCCATTCTAAAAAAAGTTATATGAATAATATGAAATGGATCTTATTTGGCCCATATTTTTATAAATCCTATTGGATTACATATGATCATCCAAACAAgctcttaaagaatgaaa from Elaeis guineensis isolate ETL-2024a chromosome 9, EG11, whole genome shotgun sequence includes these protein-coding regions:
- the LOC105051477 gene encoding uncharacterized protein — protein: MRSLRPTSLLPFLLLLLLLFFSFSSAFQSDELLQDDEEFGLEGAPRSPDLDHPSPTRPPPRRRPNPDFSSSVSSSDSKSVQFVLEHAFGDSDFSPAGTFTARLKSWSHGRQTLTKLRFSRNALTEAEKAVFERLLKDDDFYRIRVPSNVLSPPGKDYVLSSVRARCIPRETLDEHFVIHMYGVNILAVNYGSAGACQYPRLLNYPAKWSFNSYTLLKNSEEAPRTPTFAEELLAGESGLGEGVKPPEKSFWAKYWMYLIPLGLIVMNAITQAMNMAEEPTAGQPASQGQQAVAQRAPNAAVRRR